The proteins below are encoded in one region of Deltaproteobacteria bacterium:
- a CDS encoding CoA transferase, with product MAARGLLDGYTVLDFTQIVAGPTTTKLMAEMGAEVIKVEQGPKGDPARLNPVLRNGRSAYFFQHNLGKQSLCVNLRKKEGRAIIRDLIPHMDVVVENYSPGVMKRMGFDYESLKQLNPRLVMCSISALGQTGPSAEVPGFDYIAQAYAGITDVMGERDQPPVMPMVAMGDVSTGVHALAGVACALLHRERTGEGQYIDVSLLDSYIHYHDFSLQVYTASHGKFVPQRGGSHHTGLAPCGIFKAAQGYVLLIAALDHQWQGLLRAMGRPELASDARFRTIRDRLKNKAALIHEIEHWLQSLPDRDTAVTMLERERVPVAPVLTIPEVVKHPHLVARGTVRPVSHPDFGDFTLPGFPFRFSTVPPPDKLTAPDLGEHNLAVLGRYLGYDEGRVTQLTAAGVLVRQEVHEENKKREGA from the coding sequence ATGGCCGCGCGTGGCTTGCTCGATGGCTATACAGTGCTCGACTTTACGCAGATCGTGGCTGGACCGACGACGACGAAATTGATGGCCGAGATGGGAGCCGAGGTCATCAAGGTCGAACAAGGACCGAAAGGCGATCCGGCCCGCCTCAACCCCGTGTTGCGCAACGGCCGCAGCGCCTATTTCTTCCAGCATAATCTGGGCAAACAAAGCCTGTGTGTGAATCTGCGCAAGAAAGAAGGCCGGGCCATCATCCGCGACCTCATCCCACATATGGATGTGGTGGTGGAAAACTACAGCCCCGGGGTGATGAAGCGAATGGGGTTCGACTACGAGTCCCTCAAACAATTGAATCCCCGCCTAGTCATGTGCTCGATCTCCGCCCTGGGCCAGACCGGACCTTCGGCGGAAGTGCCCGGGTTCGACTATATCGCGCAAGCCTATGCCGGCATCACCGACGTCATGGGAGAACGCGACCAGCCGCCGGTCATGCCGATGGTGGCGATGGGCGACGTCAGCACCGGCGTGCATGCGTTGGCTGGTGTGGCCTGCGCGCTCCTCCATCGCGAACGCACCGGCGAGGGGCAATATATCGACGTGTCCCTGCTCGATTCGTATATCCACTATCACGACTTCAGCTTGCAGGTGTACACCGCCAGCCACGGCAAGTTCGTGCCGCAGCGCGGCGGCTCGCATCACACCGGACTCGCGCCCTGTGGCATCTTCAAGGCCGCGCAAGGTTACGTGCTCCTCATCGCCGCTCTGGACCATCAGTGGCAAGGGCTGCTCCGCGCCATGGGACGACCGGAATTGGCGAGCGACGCACGGTTCCGTACCATTCGTGATCGCCTCAAGAATAAAGCTGCGCTCATCCACGAGATCGAACACTGGCTGCAATCGCTGCCGGATCGCGATACTGCGGTGACGATGCTCGAACGCGAGCGGGTGCCAGTGGCGCCGGTGCTGACCATTCCCGAAGTGGTGAAGCATCCGCACTTGGTCGCGCGCGGCACCGTGCGTCCGGTGTCGCATCCCGACTTTGGCGACTTTACCTTACCGGGGTTTCCATTTCGTTTTTCTACCGTGCCGCCACCGGACAAGCTTACCGCGCCGGACCTGGGTGAACACAATCTCGCCGTGCTCGGGCGCTACCTGGGCTACGACGAAGGACGGGTGACGCAACTGACCGCAGCCGGGGTGCTCGTGCGCCAAGAAGTGCACGAAGAGAACAAAAAAAGAGAGGGAGCATGA